The genomic region GGTGAAACACCCGAAAGTTTAGCCGATAAAATTTTATTAGAGGAGCACCAACTTCTTCCCAAAGCCGTAGACCTTGTGGCACGGGGCAAAGTAACTGTAAAGGGTCGTCAGGTTATTATTTCGTAGAGCTAAAATAAGTTATTGCAGCATCAACCAGGGGGTAAATATGAAAAAGCTTTTGGCCGTCATTGTTACGGCTTTTTTATTATTAAGCGCGCCTTCTTGGGCGCGCAGTACAAAAAATAAAACCATTGGTGTGTATGCCCTGGGCAATATCCAGGTGCTCGAAACTGCTCCCGGCTTTGATGCCGGCCCGGGTGGCGGTGCTTTTTTTGATTATCGATTTAACCAGCGCTTTTCTCTCACAGTAGAAGCCTGGGCTTCTACTCACGATACCAGTAGCGGCAATATGGTGATTATGGCGCTTCCGGCCGCTACCATTAAATTGTATTTTTTTGATGACGAGTCAGGTAAATGGGATCCTTATGCTGGCATTGGTGTGGGGGCTTATGCTACAAGCGGTGCCCATAATGGTGTGGGCTTAGGCGGACAAATTGAATTAGGACTCGATTATTATATTTCCGATACCTTGTCTACAGGGCTTGCCGGCACATTTCGCTCGGCAGCCATTATTGACGACTTAGGTACCGGCAACAATGCCTTTGGCATGCTGCCCTATACAG from bacterium harbors:
- a CDS encoding outer membrane beta-barrel protein, which produces MKKLLAVIVTAFLLLSAPSWARSTKNKTIGVYALGNIQVLETAPGFDAGPGGGAFFDYRFNQRFSLTVEAWASTHDTSSGNMVIMALPAATIKLYFFDDESGKWDPYAGIGVGAYATSGAHNGVGLGGQIELGLDYYISDTLSTGLAGTFRSAAIIDDLGTGNNAFGMLPYTVAGKVGFHF